CACGTTTCGCTTTTCCAGGGTGTCCATGACTCCTCCTTGGCCCCCCATCAGGGAGCTAGAGGTAGACTCTTCAAGAACGCCTCAGCCGCGCTCAATTCCCCCACATGCACGTTGACCAACTCGAGCCCCTTTTTCCCACGCTTTTTGACAGTTATGAATGTGGGAGTCCTAACAGGCTGCGAGAAGGCCTTTTGAACGACAAAGTTGTCGTCCGGCACAAGAGGAAAACGGATCGCGAATTTCTTTCTGAATACATCAACCTCGAAAGGGGTATTGCCGGTGCCGATGCCTATGAGTTTGACCTTTCCACTATGCGCGGGATTCTTCTCTATCAATTCATGGCATTGATTAACTTTTGGGGCTTCCTTTTGGCAAATCGGGCAATACATGCTGAAGACCTCAATTATAATATACTTCCCTTTTACGTCCGCAAGCTTGAAATCGCCTGCAGTCGTAAGTCCAAGGTATTTTCGCTCCGCGGGATTGTCGGGCCCCGCGAACTTCATCTGCGCGAGCTTTTCAACATCGACTCGTAACGAATCCCCCGCGATGCCGGGTACACCCACAGCAACCGATAACACGCCGGCCACGGCACACAGAATCAAAATTCTTTTCATGGTTTCACCCGCCAAGAATGACAACACCGCTATTCTGATCCCGCGACCGAACGGCAGTCATAAATGATTCCGGCCGCTTGACTCAAGCGGTGGCGCTCCCGGGAATGCTGAGCGGCTGGAACATCTTCTTGCTCGCGCCGCAAACAGGACATTTCCATTCTTCAGGAAGGTCCTCAAACAGGACCCCTTTGGGTATCTTTCCTTTTTTGTCGCCTCTTGCGGGATCGTACAAGTAACCGCAATTTGGCGTCTGACACTGCCAGATTTGCGCAGGCTGAGACATTTTTCTTCTCTTTACTCCGTTTCAACAAATCTTGTTTTGCCGTCCGCGAACAGCTGGGGCAAGCCGTTCGGCAATGGTAGTAACTGAAGTGGAGGGAAATCTTCGTTCAGACCAATTTCCCTCCCGGAAATTCGTTCTACTCGACTGAAAAATATCTTTGGCACTAATCTCGATGGCGCCGGAATCAGGCTCAGGCCTTCCACAATCCGTGAAGGTTACAGTATTCCCGGGCGGTAAAGTTACCTTTGACCGGAAACACTGCCTCGGGGGCTTCCCCAGGCTTCAGGAATTGCCGATAGGCCTTTCCGTCGGACACAATTTCAATCCACTCAATGTAATGTTTTTCTTCCATTGGATGGGGAACGCTCCCCACTTTTACCTTGAGGCCATCGGACAGCATTTCCTGGACCGGGACATGCTTTTCACGAGCCGCGTCCACGGTGTTCTCTACAAACAACTTCATGGGCTGCTCGCAACAAACAAGCTCTCCCGCCCCCTCGTGAAGCATTTCCACTATGTTGCCGCACACTTCGCATTTGTAAATCTGGAGTTGTTGGGTCATCGCATTACCTCCTTAAGGCTGCTCAACAATTTTGGTGAACGTTTCGTAATGTCACCGCGGTACCGGTGATACCAATTTGCCGACGAGAAACTAACTTTACCCCACCCTGCGACATGCCGAGTCTTACTTTATGGAACGCTCAAGTATATAAATACACATCGCCGGGTAGCAAAAAACCGGAGTCCTATCTCTCAATATCACGATTACCAGTTTTCACTCAACACTTCATAATAAGCCTGGGGATGTGCGCAGGCAGGGCACGACTCCGGAGCCGCAAGCCCCTCGTGCAGGTAACCGCAATTGATGCAGCGCCAAACCACGGGGACATCCTTCTTGAATACTTTGCCGGCCTCTATGTTGGCCAGTAGCCCTAAATAGCGTTTCTCGTGGTGCTTCTCCGAAATGCTTACAGCTTCCCAGATCGTTGCAGCGGCATCAAAGCCCTCAGCCTTTGCCACCTTGGCGAATCCAGGGTACAGCTCGCTCCATTCGTGACGTTCTCCTTCAGCCGCGGCTCTCAAATTCTCGGCTGTTCCGCCGATAATTCCAGCCGGGAAAGGGGTTTGGACAAGGACGTCGCCCCCTTCGAGGAGCTTAAAGAACCTCTTGGCATGCTCCTTCTCCTGATTGGCCGTTTCATCGAAAATCAGACTGATCTGGACCAAGCCTTCGCTCTTTGCCTTTGAGGCAAAATAACTGTACCGGTTTCGCGCCTGGGATTCCCCCGCAAAAGACATAATAAGGTTTTTCTCGGTTTCAGAGCCTCTAATTGTTGCCACAGCATTCTCCTTTCTTCATTTTTTTCGCAATTGACGCCTTCGGGAACCGCCTTTACAGCCCGGGCATAGGCCCCCAAACTCCAGGTGATGCCAAAAGATCTCGAAATCGCTTGCCTCTGCAGCAATCTTGTCAATCTCGGAAATCAGGGCCACAGGAACATCCGCAACCCGCCCGCACTTAGTGC
This sequence is a window from Desulfomonile tiedjei. Protein-coding genes within it:
- a CDS encoding TlpA family protein disulfide reductase, whose protein sequence is MKRILILCAVAGVLSVAVGVPGIAGDSLRVDVEKLAQMKFAGPDNPAERKYLGLTTAGDFKLADVKGKYIIIEVFSMYCPICQKEAPKVNQCHELIEKNPAHSGKVKLIGIGTGNTPFEVDVFRKKFAIRFPLVPDDNFVVQKAFSQPVRTPTFITVKKRGKKGLELVNVHVGELSAAEAFLKSLPLAP
- a CDS encoding rubredoxin yields the protein MSQPAQIWQCQTPNCGYLYDPARGDKKGKIPKGVLFEDLPEEWKCPVCGASKKMFQPLSIPGSATA
- a CDS encoding desulfoferrodoxin; protein product: MTQQLQIYKCEVCGNIVEMLHEGAGELVCCEQPMKLFVENTVDAAREKHVPVQEMLSDGLKVKVGSVPHPMEEKHYIEWIEIVSDGKAYRQFLKPGEAPEAVFPVKGNFTAREYCNLHGLWKA
- a CDS encoding rubrerythrin family protein translates to MATIRGSETEKNLIMSFAGESQARNRYSYFASKAKSEGLVQISLIFDETANQEKEHAKRFFKLLEGGDVLVQTPFPAGIIGGTAENLRAAAEGERHEWSELYPGFAKVAKAEGFDAAATIWEAVSISEKHHEKRYLGLLANIEAGKVFKKDVPVVWRCINCGYLHEGLAAPESCPACAHPQAYYEVLSENW